One part of the Cottoperca gobio chromosome 14, fCotGob3.1, whole genome shotgun sequence genome encodes these proteins:
- the cldn7b gene encoding claudin-7-B, with the protein MANKGLQILGFALALIGLIGLIIGTILPQWKMSAYVGDNIITAIAMYEGLWMSCAFQSTGQIQCKVYDSILQLNSALQATRALMIVCIIVTVAGLGIACMGMKCTNCGGDDKTRKSRIAMAGGVVILIGSLCGIVACSWYAHDIIQAFYNPFTPVNTKYEFGSAIFIAWAGAFLAVVGGAMLAASCPRQKSTPKYPISRPPSSSKEYV; encoded by the exons ATGGCCAACAAAGGTCTGCAGATTTTGGGATTCGCCCTGGCCCTTATTGGCTTAATTGGATTGATAATTGGCACAATTTTGCCCCAGTGGAAGATGTCCGCTTATGTTGGGGACAATATCATCACGGCGATAGCCATGTACGAAGGACTCTGGATGTCCTGTGCCTTCCAGAGCACAGGCCAAATCCAGTGCAAGGTCTACGACTCTATCCTGCAGCTCAACA GTGCCCTCCAGGCAACCCGTGCCCTCATGATTGTGTGCATTATCGTAACGGTGGCTGGTCTGGGTATTGCCTGCATGGGAATGAAGTGCACCAACTGCGGAGGAGATGACAAAACACGCAAGTCCCGCATCGCCATGGCTGGTGGCGTTGTCATTTTGATTGGAT CTTTGTGTGGCATTGTTGCCTGTTCTTGGTACGCTCACGACATCATCCAAGCCTTCTACAACCCTTTCACCCCCGTCAATACCAA ATACGAGTTTGGTTCCGCCATCTTCATTGCCTGGGCTGGAGCATTCCTGGCTGTAGTTGGAGGCGCCATGTTGGCAGCGTCCTGCCCAAGACAAAAATCTACACCGAAATATCCCATCTCCAGACCCCCCAGCAGCAGCAAGGAATACGTTTGA